A single window of Kitasatospora sp. HUAS MG31 DNA harbors:
- a CDS encoding SHOCT domain-containing protein: MMYWHDGGMSGWGWFGMSLGMLLFTALLVIGGVLLFRALDRSTTTTRPAPPAPPTAPGPTPPEQLLAERFARGEIDDQEYRERLAALRETAPP, translated from the coding sequence ATGATGTACTGGCATGACGGCGGTATGAGCGGCTGGGGCTGGTTCGGGATGAGCCTCGGGATGCTGCTGTTCACCGCACTCCTCGTCATCGGCGGCGTCCTGCTCTTCCGGGCGCTGGACCGCTCCACCACCACCACCCGCCCCGCACCGCCGGCGCCGCCGACTGCCCCCGGTCCCACGCCGCCCGAGCAGCTGCTCGCCGAGCGGTTCGCCCGAGGTGAGATCGACGACCAGGAGTACCGCGAGCGGCTCGCCGCGCTGCGTGAGACCGCACCCCCGTGA